Proteins encoded within one genomic window of Zestosphaera sp.:
- a CDS encoding DUF6054 family protein: protein MARIRAPFDKVVSALRPNAAYSNVYVEVLKTNPRVAVAVGENFFFMAGNYLAITMLLIEEGATVLAKAVATGGRRGPLDLFDLGSSKDYTLESLEDLCRAVNAECQVLKEVEYLDATKSERLY from the coding sequence ATGGCACGGATACGTGCCCCGTTCGATAAGGTCGTCAGCGCTCTCAGACCTAACGCAGCGTATTCGAACGTGTACGTTGAAGTACTTAAGACTAACCCGAGAGTGGCTGTAGCCGTTGGTGAGAATTTCTTCTTCATGGCCGGGAACTACCTAGCCATAACTATGCTCCTCATAGAGGAGGGGGCTACGGTGCTGGCCAAGGCAGTAGCGACTGGCGGCCGGCGAGGGCCCTTAGACCTCTTCGACCTCGGCTCTTCAAAGGACTACACGCTGGAATCCCTCGAAGACCTGTGCAGAGCAGTGAATGCAGAGTGCCAAGTACTTAAAGAAGTGGAGTACTTGGACGCAACCAAGTCAGAGCGACTTTACTGA
- a CDS encoding ATP-binding protein — protein sequence MLYEVVPRVPQPPFSPGVLGPGSTLCVVNVGRGLRVFIETPTSSDTLKNFFGVSKASHDSVLQLFNNEVYVSEARLKNSFDFWFTDVVITDLAGLVNSLEGVGGVCVGVSRDPGLRMVFANEVSKLMSKSVKYDNQSYGERAKLLRRRVNKVVLGKILVLAPDRKAGKYVEKLVEGSCSARLSWDGRKVKSAADLGKLLQPPRMGFFERLLGGRNRIVFTEGTLHEMVKLPNPSLHKIGFVRGSPLPSVISERVGGRAFRIGVLEDGREFKLSMEDMFRHAYVIGQTGSGKTSFMKLLVHRLRELKDASIVVVDPHGDMARELAEEIPEALYLHSIRSPFGLNPLDLPKTEDRDHAVTIAIDILLEMFKEILKLMETAVNVKYLLQVILRALYSKSDSPTMADLYNTILALYKGELDLDINDPEWQAQLEALQNMQDQTFISALSRLEAYAHDKLLLKLTSRTTVDMDRLKSPGSITIFSTPKADLGENLARLIASTVVMKLWFEALARARLGERRTPVFLVIDEFQFVADLPIIDTILSEARKYGLHLIMAHQHTGQIPQNLMQSILTNCAVKVSFMVGGSDIKHLSMMDASFADALAEALTGLTVGRAVVKVTARPGEQQPPPVIVQMDYIPHQAVRENIYTGAFDPGVVRGSDLKGVLNPVLKYVDPVKPLEVLTLYEVYKAGRIALTDLAVRLGAPRKGLEDAVAQLSSLGYINVEREGNRKVLTYVKGLFRGLRNATPSEDGFRIARKAALTYFGKGFVVVPAKQDSNLSARPDMVAVPVDRSTWRPLYSGTVAVEVESCNEIKTHPEHVVHNWVKESARDFLEVHTWTSEECFSRLQKLYEQHPEVHGNVKILSARLT from the coding sequence ATGCTCTACGAGGTAGTGCCTAGAGTCCCCCAGCCCCCCTTCAGTCCGGGGGTCCTGGGCCCGGGCTCCACGTTGTGCGTCGTGAACGTGGGGAGGGGTTTAAGGGTCTTCATCGAGACACCCACATCTTCAGACACTTTGAAGAACTTCTTCGGCGTCTCCAAGGCATCGCATGACAGCGTACTGCAATTGTTTAACAACGAAGTGTACGTGTCTGAGGCAAGGCTCAAGAACTCCTTCGACTTCTGGTTCACAGACGTGGTTATCACCGATTTAGCCGGCCTGGTCAACTCCCTCGAAGGTGTTGGGGGCGTGTGCGTCGGTGTTTCCCGTGACCCCGGCTTAAGGATGGTTTTCGCCAATGAAGTCTCCAAGCTGATGAGCAAATCCGTTAAATACGATAATCAATCGTATGGGGAGAGGGCTAAGCTTCTCCGAAGACGCGTAAACAAGGTAGTCCTCGGTAAAATCCTAGTCCTCGCACCAGACAGGAAGGCTGGAAAGTATGTTGAGAAATTGGTGGAGGGCTCATGTAGTGCGAGGTTGAGTTGGGATGGGAGGAAGGTCAAGAGCGCCGCAGACCTCGGAAAGCTCCTGCAGCCGCCGAGGATGGGCTTCTTTGAGAGGTTGTTGGGTGGAAGAAACAGGATCGTCTTCACGGAGGGCACACTGCATGAGATGGTTAAGCTCCCGAACCCGAGCCTCCATAAGATAGGCTTCGTTAGAGGCTCGCCCCTGCCGTCCGTGATCTCCGAGCGTGTCGGGGGGAGGGCGTTCAGGATAGGGGTTCTTGAAGACGGGAGGGAGTTTAAGCTAAGCATGGAGGATATGTTTAGACACGCATACGTGATCGGGCAGACAGGCAGCGGCAAGACGTCGTTCATGAAGTTACTTGTCCATAGATTGAGAGAGCTCAAGGACGCTTCAATAGTGGTGGTGGACCCGCATGGGGATATGGCGAGGGAGTTAGCGGAGGAAATCCCGGAAGCACTCTACCTACACTCGATCAGAAGCCCCTTCGGCCTCAACCCGCTAGACCTCCCGAAGACCGAGGATAGAGACCACGCCGTAACGATAGCCATCGACATCCTCTTGGAGATGTTCAAGGAGATACTTAAGTTAATGGAGACGGCCGTAAACGTGAAGTATTTGCTGCAGGTTATACTTAGGGCGCTATACTCTAAATCGGATTCCCCAACAATGGCTGATCTCTACAACACTATCCTGGCATTATACAAAGGCGAACTTGATTTAGACATCAATGACCCTGAGTGGCAGGCACAGCTAGAGGCGTTGCAGAACATGCAGGACCAGACGTTCATCTCGGCTCTAAGCAGGCTTGAGGCATATGCGCATGATAAGCTACTGCTGAAGCTGACCTCTAGGACGACCGTGGACATGGATAGGCTGAAGTCGCCTGGGTCAATCACCATATTTTCAACGCCTAAAGCAGATTTGGGGGAAAACCTTGCAAGGCTAATCGCGTCCACGGTAGTTATGAAGCTGTGGTTCGAGGCGCTCGCCAGGGCTAGGCTGGGTGAGCGGAGAACCCCCGTATTCTTAGTTATCGATGAATTCCAATTCGTAGCCGATCTGCCGATCATTGATACTATCCTATCGGAGGCTCGTAAATATGGACTACACCTGATTATGGCACACCAGCACACAGGTCAGATCCCTCAAAACTTGATGCAGTCCATTCTAACCAACTGCGCCGTTAAAGTAAGCTTCATGGTGGGTGGAAGCGATATTAAGCACCTCTCCATGATGGACGCTTCCTTCGCTGATGCGTTAGCCGAGGCCTTGACCGGGCTGACAGTAGGCAGAGCCGTGGTTAAAGTGACGGCTAGACCAGGGGAGCAACAACCGCCGCCCGTGATCGTGCAGATGGACTACATACCTCACCAGGCCGTTAGGGAGAACATCTACACCGGAGCCTTCGACCCCGGTGTGGTGCGGGGGAGTGACTTGAAGGGCGTGTTGAACCCAGTCCTGAAGTACGTGGATCCCGTGAAGCCTTTAGAGGTGCTCACCCTCTACGAGGTCTATAAGGCCGGGAGGATTGCATTAACCGACCTAGCCGTGAGGCTCGGCGCCCCTAGGAAGGGCCTTGAGGACGCCGTAGCCCAGCTCTCGTCCCTTGGATACATCAACGTGGAGAGGGAGGGTAACAGGAAGGTGTTGACATACGTTAAGGGCTTATTCAGAGGGCTTAGGAACGCAACGCCGTCGGAGGATGGCTTCAGGATCGCTAGAAAAGCTGCGCTGACGTACTTCGGCAAAGGCTTCGTGGTCGTGCCTGCGAAGCAAGACTCCAACCTGAGTGCCAGGCCGGACATGGTTGCCGTACCAGTAGACAGGTCTACTTGGAGGCCGCTCTACAGCGGGACCGTAGCCGTTGAGGTGGAGTCATGCAATGAGATCAAGACGCATCCGGAGCACGTTGTCCACAACTGGGTCAAGGAATCAGCTAGAGATTTCCTCGAGGTACATACGTGGACTAGCGAGGAATGCTTCAGCAGGCTGCAGAAGCTCTACGAACAGCACCCTGAGGTCCACGGCAATGTGAAGATACTCTCGGCAAGGCTGACGTAG
- a CDS encoding type II/IV secretion system ATPase subunit, translating into MSLRVLLESLRDRLRGSGKTEGRVRLELGAPSGRELLSYVVGACRVSLITAGEEIVYVAVPRISQDLFRSVGRGLDVVTALMGRGNDLGDVLVEVLGIGRERVAEAIYVLKSVVGYRQLQVLLDDPYILDISVVGPGPVWVRHSWVEQNSHEQDFIRTNIVVNTLDDVVELQQVIATKCGTYISTSNPIVDTQLPPRDGAHRVHLVAHTISTSRRPEIVIRKKLSTPPPVSRLVEEGVLPDAVAKLFRALIRSRGSMIIAGPPGSGKTTLLRSILHSFVPPGWKVAIIEDTGEVDPPPGSSWVRYTTFELGAVKVDLFDLAKAALRASATKLVVVGETRGEEAKVLVQAMLTGLGGLTTFHGASPEEVMTRFTGPPINLSPLQVGMFNFIAVVGYGERPRRQLKRVVELLHLDGDKVGFNVVWDRGRDGMGVDFSTLVPRLGRWGELRARSEAPVEAILSERIE; encoded by the coding sequence GTGAGCCTTAGAGTCCTCCTAGAGTCCTTAAGGGATCGGCTGAGGGGGTCGGGGAAGACTGAAGGGCGTGTGAGGCTTGAGCTCGGGGCCCCTAGCGGGAGGGAACTCCTCAGCTACGTGGTGGGGGCCTGCAGGGTCTCCCTAATCACTGCGGGTGAGGAGATAGTGTACGTCGCGGTCCCGCGCATTTCTCAAGACCTCTTCAGGTCCGTGGGGCGGGGGCTCGACGTCGTGACCGCCCTGATGGGGAGGGGCAACGACCTAGGTGATGTGCTCGTTGAGGTCCTCGGCATAGGTAGGGAGAGGGTTGCGGAAGCCATCTACGTTCTGAAGAGCGTTGTGGGATACAGGCAGCTCCAGGTCTTGCTGGACGACCCCTACATCCTCGACATCTCGGTGGTGGGGCCAGGCCCTGTGTGGGTCAGGCATTCCTGGGTGGAGCAGAACTCCCACGAGCAGGACTTCATCAGGACGAACATAGTGGTGAACACCCTAGACGACGTTGTAGAGCTACAGCAGGTCATAGCCACTAAGTGCGGGACCTACATATCGACCTCCAACCCGATCGTGGACACGCAGCTCCCACCAAGGGACGGCGCCCACAGAGTTCACCTAGTAGCACACACGATATCCACCAGCAGGAGACCGGAGATCGTTATAAGGAAGAAACTGAGCACGCCGCCACCCGTGAGCAGGCTCGTTGAGGAGGGGGTTCTCCCGGATGCGGTGGCGAAGCTGTTTAGGGCCTTGATACGTTCGAGGGGTTCCATGATTATAGCTGGTCCGCCTGGCTCAGGCAAAACAACGTTGCTCCGATCCATCCTCCACAGCTTCGTCCCCCCGGGCTGGAAGGTAGCCATCATCGAGGACACGGGTGAGGTAGACCCGCCGCCAGGGTCTTCATGGGTACGGTACACGACTTTCGAGCTTGGAGCGGTTAAGGTGGACCTCTTCGACCTGGCGAAAGCGGCTCTGAGGGCTTCAGCCACCAAACTCGTCGTGGTTGGCGAGACTAGGGGTGAGGAAGCGAAGGTCTTGGTCCAAGCCATGCTCACGGGGTTGGGGGGCCTCACAACGTTCCACGGCGCCTCCCCGGAGGAGGTCATGACTAGATTCACGGGCCCGCCCATCAACCTATCGCCCCTGCAGGTAGGTATGTTCAACTTCATCGCAGTCGTCGGCTACGGGGAGAGGCCTAGGAGGCAACTGAAGAGGGTCGTGGAGCTCCTCCACCTCGATGGAGACAAGGTAGGGTTCAACGTTGTCTGGGACAGGGGGAGGGACGGGATGGGCGTAGACTTCAGTACGCTCGTGCCGAGGCTTGGGAGGTGGGGTGAGCTGAGGGCGAGATCCGAGGCACCTGTAGAGGCGATCCTAAGTGAAAGGATCGAGTAG
- a CDS encoding phospholipase D-like domain-containing protein, translating into MNKILAVAFLMLIAGALVGYAISISRPPVYRTVTATLPTTITTTKAVTAAPVVPPTITYTATYTVTKPITVTAVANVDLLTDKDYYHTLLNVLSKANKSIYVIMYAMKYDPNEPGDPVNILLSRVVDACRRGLDVRVLVDDVTYTSYRETMDYLKSNGVPVRLDKSSSVTTHAKVVVVDDQYVFVGSHNWTESALSYNHEVTALIESDTIARQVKNYFSILWGEGRTI; encoded by the coding sequence ATGAATAAGATCCTTGCCGTAGCTTTCCTCATGTTAATTGCTGGTGCGTTAGTGGGTTACGCTATTAGCATTTCAAGACCTCCTGTTTACCGCACAGTTACAGCAACGCTACCTACAACCATTACCACCACGAAGGCCGTTACAGCGGCCCCTGTAGTCCCTCCCACAATAACTTACACGGCAACCTACACGGTCACGAAACCAATCACGGTGACGGCGGTCGCAAACGTGGACCTGCTCACGGATAAGGATTACTACCACACCCTGCTAAACGTCTTGAGTAAGGCCAACAAGAGTATCTACGTTATAATGTATGCTATGAAGTACGACCCCAACGAGCCCGGTGACCCAGTGAACATACTGTTATCCAGAGTTGTTGACGCCTGCAGGAGAGGCCTTGATGTGAGGGTGCTCGTCGATGACGTGACCTACACCAGCTACAGGGAAACGATGGATTACCTGAAGAGTAACGGGGTGCCCGTGAGGCTTGATAAGAGCAGCTCCGTGACCACCCACGCAAAGGTGGTCGTGGTTGATGATCAGTACGTATTTGTGGGGAGCCATAATTGGACGGAGAGCGCTCTGAGCTACAATCACGAAGTGACAGCACTCATAGAGTCGGACACCATTGCGCGACAGGTCAAGAACTACTTCAGCATATTGTGGGGTGAGGGGAGAACGATCTAG